From Misgurnus anguillicaudatus unplaced genomic scaffold, ASM2758022v2 HiC_scaffold_31, whole genome shotgun sequence:
agcaaaataatcttgaacatttttcttaaacactaaattcaagaaaaatttgcttaccattggcagatttttttgttgttttatgcacaaaagcacttaaatttgatatttgtggtctaaaaactagaccatcaagaaaaaagcatcttaatttaagaatttttagatatttttactgaaaacaagacaaaaatactaagatttttttcttgaaaatcatttttttgcagtgtacaaagattaggaaacaataaaaACGATGTGTTATAGGGAGGCTATAGTACAACAAGATACAAGTTTTCGCTATTCCCAAACAATACCTGTTGAGAGAAAAAcatagttatttttttataattttttaaactattataAGAGATAGAAATGCGGTCAATATCTATGTATTTTtggaagagatgggtttttaaTTGTGTGTTGAATGTTGCAAGACATGTGGGTGACCAGAATGCAATAGGAAGGAGCACtagtttcacatacgtcattgcgtgacctttccatgtgattacgtaatacgtaaggtcacgcCAGTGCGTCACATGGAAAgagcaagacgagaagttgtggttaaaaagtacttATTTTTGGGGGGGAATGATGATGTTTCTCTATAGAAGATCCTTATGCattggttgggatcgtttagagctctctgaagctgcattgaaactgtaaagtgttgaggtccactatatggagataAATTCTGGaaagttttcctcaaaaaacataagaAACACATATTAGATGACATctgggtaagtaaattatcatAATGTTTAATTGAACGTGGAATATTTCTTTAAGGATTAAAATCATACATCTAAtgctcatatatatatatatatatatatatatatatatatatatatatatatatatatatatcctttTTTAAGGACCGTTTTGATGTAAGGCATGTCTAGTTTAATATGAAGTCTGTTATTTATCATATTAATGGACTACGGTgtggtttccctgacagggcttacactagtcccagactaaatgcatttttgagaTGTGCCTTAATTTGAAAATGTCTTTCACTGacacatcttaacatatatcagtgccattattttatctcaagatgcacactagtattgttttttttttttttgtaaggtatgtttataAAAGCTATCccaatataactaaggcctagtcctggattaatcttaGTCCAGTTAATGGGAAACTGACCCTACATGTGTTATAGTCAATGAAGTATCTACCATTTCATTAgattaaaatctatttatatacaaataaatgtgacGTCACCAAACAGTTACACATTCAATCCAACAAAACCTCACAACACGTATTTTAAATCTCTGCTCTGCACGTGAAAGCATTAAAGAAACATCATGCATTATATACTACCATAGACGAATTTATTCACGTACACATTTCTGTCAGTTTAATGTTTGATAATGCTTACTGCTCTTTGAGGTCGTCTAAGATTAATCTGTTTACCTTCACGCGATTACATGCCGAAGTTGAACTTTATAGACTGAGAAGCGATGTGTTTACAATCATAACAAATAtaacagaccgcagcatattacAATAAAAATGTGCGCTTTAAATCACCTCACTCACCGGAAGAAGAAACCTCGAGAGCCACGCCTACTCGCATGACGTTAACTAGAGGCGCGTTCCAATTGGATGGGATCGTGTTCGTAATCTTTTACTAATGTAAATTACGTATTTTAcagtttgtaaaaatataataatatatatttttttatctaacATTTCTGTGTGATGTGATATTAAtgtaatttagtgtttataatgaaatatgttttaaatcccggGCTTTTCTATATAAGGTTATTGTATTAGAATCAGATGGATGAGCAGCGACATCTTCTGGTGgtgaaaagaaaataattttcatCAAAGAATGTGACCAGATTACAAATTACATTAAAcatgtacattttaatttattaaaaacatatatatttatattagccGAATGCCAGTTAAACTCGCCAGGTTTTTGTTCCGATCTGACTGTGAATCTTTTAATGTGGCGCGGTCCCTTTAAATGACTCCATTGTTTCCGCTAAAGTTCATCAAAGTCCTGAAACTCAAACGAGCGGATTCAGCTTACAACCGGACGTGATTTTCATTCATGGACGAtataaagtttgtgttaacagaTAAATCTCAACCCATCGATTGATGATAAACACGGAATCTGACTGTGATCATTCATTTTATTGAACAGCATCATTTTCATCAGCAGCAACATCAGCAACGAAACGAATCCGAATCGAGAAACATGACGAGTGAGTTCACCACACTAACTTACACTACACAACAcaacaatatataaaattaatatacatGCTATACACAATATATAATTCTGAACAAATACTTAACCTTGTACAGAGATACACAAAAGGGATCACAGTAACACACATATGATGTGATGATACATAGATATTACATACAGGTCTATAATATACATGTAACACattattaatgtatttattgcaCTTATGTGatctttgtgtgtttatttaaagtgtAACGTTATGGTATAATCATTTAAGGACAGATGTGAGGAACCTTTGACCCTGACCGGGTGAATATTTAACCGGGTCTAAGGTTTTACCACAGTTTAAAGTCTTAATGACAGCAGAACTGATATCAAACTTCCTCTTtgtgtaaaaacgtttttgTATGAAGTTATTAAGCTGTAAAAGCTCTTATAAGCCGAATACACGCGTAAAAACCAAGAAATTACGTCAAGACACTTAATCTCCTAAATGCTGAGGAAAGACTAGTCAATGTATTTTACAACTAGTGAATATACTTGTGAAATTTCATAAACTCGTGAAAATCGGTGTTTTCTATACAGAAATAAATTGTTTTGGCatgattttaaagtgtttgcCGGGTGTTCTGTTAGGTTAGCTCGATTTTAAGAAACGACtgacggatgacgtcaaagtaccgcgagagcacaTCTAGAAACCTAAAGGAGAAGtctaatttcgactcgctctcgcggtactttgacgtcatccgcctgtcagttcttgcggCGTCGCAGCTAAACTGAAGTCTTCTGTAATTAGCATTCCGTGTCATTCTGGGCTGTTTTCCTAAGTGGGCGGTTCTTGGGTAAAATCAGCtgtctgtcagtcagtcagtcagtgatGATGTCTGTCTgaattgtttgtgtgtgttcagtCAAGAGTCATGACCTGTTGACAGCAGAGATCCCGAATTTTGGATGTGCTCCTATAGGGATACTCCAGGaaattctctctctttcttgctctctctctctctcttatgtATGTCGTATCTACAAACTATGACTATCTAAGATATAGATCTAagcgcattgcattgtgggatacatTCCCAAACAGTGTGCATAAAAATAGTGCATATTATGCCTACAGAAACTTCTTATTCTGCACACAGTATGCATACTTCAGTAACAGTATATCTGTAGTATGGACATACGccaaaacatttcaaacatgCTCACTCTCTCTCAGTGACATCATTTTGCTGCATGCTTGCCGCAGCGACAGATCAGATTGGCTGATGTAGGGGAATCCTAAGCCCCTCCCCTTAGAGTAGAGTCATTCCCTCACAGGCCCCGCCCCCACTACTGCGCTAAGAGATCCCCAGTCCCCGCCTCCTCCTCTCATATTTTGCTGCTTTGCTGATAGACTCTCTCTCTGCtagcactctctctctctttctctctctctctctctctctttctctctgcatcATCCTGTGTGCAGTCAGCAGCATGGACTCCAGCGCAGCTCCAGCGCAGAGCAAAACCAAAGCTAAAGCTCATAAGAGAGGCAGTTTACAGAGCTGGACCAGTCCTGGTGAGTGTACGACAGTCAGAGAGAGAGGGGGGCGAGAGATATATACGGGGTGGGGTGTGTACGCTTATCAGATCTTTAGAGTAACGCAGTAACACACCACTCTAAAGGAGTGTTTTTATGGCATGCCTAATCAAATCTACTAAactgatatatatatttattattagttttactagtatttttttttgtacaatagtttttaaattaatattttttattttataatacctTTAATGCTAAATTATGATacttaaaaatgtgcattataaatattgaatttattaaattaaaatatttgtttataaatatttataatgttttcattatttatttcatttgctttattttctaatttttgTTTGATGATTATTAATGTGTAATAATGTTTGCACAGGTGTGTGATtgtcatgataaatgaatgatgGGTCAGTGTGTAACTTTAGGCCGTCCCGTCTCTGTTTTATTTAGCGAatctaaaaacaaacacaaactttctgcACTATTCATCCTGAGCTAGTgctgcatgcactgtaaaagaaatgtttttttatatatatatttcatcattatttcatttaattttgcaAACTTTAAAGCATTGTCGTATACCACATTGTTAAGCAACTTTGCACTTTTCCGTCAATATCAAACCGTTAAAAAacttagcatttttgtcaaatcaatatatatataactgaacaaattaagttaaacaatttcaacttgcttttataagttatgtcaacttatcacataAAATGTAGGTAAATAATAGGTTGAATTAACTTGCAAAAgcaagttgttttaacatcatgctgcatttttttaacagtgtaaatgaaaatgcaataACTTGCTAAACAATGCGGTTATACGATGAAGTTTTGATTTTGCAAAATTAAATtatgataaaaatatattttaaaaatgtaaacagtttattttagtttttcagTTCTGTGCTAACTATATtggcttgaaatgttgaatataCATAAAGTTTTTGACATATAAAATAATTCAGTTTAAACATTGTGATTTACACATTTGTGTAATTTCTGTATATGTTGCagctttatacacacacatacatgaatgaTATATGAGGCGTAAGAGAAAGAGGAACTCTCTCTGTACGTGAGTGTGTGACCTCATGAATTACTGATAAGATGACGGTGACGTCTGAGAAAACACGCATACACAACACATCAACAGtctgcacacacatcagatatatatgtgtgtgttagtATTCAGTATTggtgttgtgttgttgttgaTAACAGAAACGTAAATAAGTGAATCCTGTCTGACTTTATAATGTTAGCTGAATGTCTGTTTCACTTTACAGATTATTTTTGCTATGATCCACTCACATAGACTAgtgctgcataacgattaatcgcaactaatcgcttgctgaataaatgttttgtttacatcatatattatGCAGGACTCAAAATTACGACCATTTTGGTCGTATATTCTCCTGAAATTTTATTGGCTTTTGCGCAAGCGCAAATAATTGTTGTTAATTTCTTTACGAAACATTAACATACTGTGAAATAATTAGCGAATGTCTCATAGAGACCAATGAAACTTTACACGGAGTTTCATGCTGTTTTTAGCACCCAAGGACACCAACACATGAAGTTCATATCAAGTTCATATCGTCAAATACACATTGACAACCcattaaaataaaagtctgtTAAGCGTAATGAAGTTGACAGAAATATATTACTATTGTACAGaaaaatctacttttaaaataatgaaaataatggtttaattttttattattttttctttttttctaaaataatataATCACTCTAAAAAGATGTGTACTTTAATTTCTaatttaaacaaagttttttttatgcagcattttgacaaaatataaaaatgctaaatttatttgttttatttttatttgattattttagaaaatattaattattacatttgATGAATTCGGTTTACAAAACATGCTGTTTGATAAGTGAAATGTAATAgtgacactttacaataaggttcattagttaacattagttaactacattaattaacatgaactaataatgaactgcacttatacagcatttattactctttgttaatgttaatttcaacaattactactactttattaaaatcttgttaatgttagttaatggactgtgaactaacatgaacaaacacttaaaagctttatttctattaaccaagatgaataaatactgtaataaatgtattgctcatggtttgttcatgttagttaatacattaactaatgttaactaattaaccttattgtaaagtgttaccaatgtaattaatcattaatgaaaagtcaaaatCTAGAATTcagaaaaatgtaaacatttgtgaaaataaaaaaactgaattttaaataaacaattttacaaATAGTTTTTATAGGGCCTCATAAATCTACACATGTTAAGCATATAGCTTGTTTATTAATGAGGCAAGCACAAGTCAAGTGTGtggcaaatattttaaaatcaagtttGATTGTTCAAGCTTTTAATCTTCAGGATGATGAACTCCTAACTTTTACATTTGGGAAGCGCCAGTGCTACCTACTAAATAGGTTAATTTCGAGCcctgtatttgtgtgtgtactgtaaatgttgttataatatgTTACATACTACACTGGGTCATTGTCACGGGTCGCTGTGTCCCGATGTGTTTTATACTGCTGGGTGATGAAGGACTGGGGTCTTATTTTCGGTTCCCATGAATACTAGTGGCTGATTTTCCCAGGATTCCTAGAGTTCCAGAGCCCACTGTGGTTCATCCCAAACCCCTTACAATGAACATTGGTACAACCCAAACCAGACATAACCCGACCATCCcaatcacacacagacagagagatgtAGCATCACTGAGAATGAAGagagatacatagatagatagttgTTGTACTTTTAGTTACACTAATAGCCATTGTGTCATGTACAGGTGTTTGTGTGCATTACTTACATTTAAGAAGTGTCTGTAGAATGCTtgtttctgattggtcagtgtTTAGCAGTTGACTGTACACAGACATGCTCATAAAGTTGTGCAAAAGTTTAAAGTTTCTTTGTAAATTCAGCGCTAAAGCATCTACGGTTTTATCATATTTGTTATcagtattaaataaatattatttttattattattattatttataatctCTCTTTCTTTGTGTATAGATCTGTATGGTTCTTCAGATCAGAGGCCGTTGATGTCTCAGCGTTCACTGCCCGGTACACCTGTCACTCATAAACATCTGCCTGTGGATCTGCGCACATCTATGGATGGAAAATACAAAGAGATCGCTGAGGTTTGTgtcttatttattatattaattgaATAAATGGCAGATAGTTGAATTAACAGGACAGGGCAATGACGGGAGCAAAGCGCAAATGAACGTTGGTTAATAAGTGTgagtacatatatatatataaatgagtATTTGTGAAATTGGTGTtgggtttttatttaaaaatagtaTCGAACCACAAACTAATCATCTGTTTCAAAATTAAAAAgattatattaataaaagtcTGTAGTAGTGTGTGGCTTTTGCGCTTTTACACATGAATATCTTAATTTAGTGCATAATTTAgctataataagtaaaaaaatctaaattaaatttatccgattaatcgaaaaatactCGCCTGaataatcgattatgaaaaCAATCGTTAGTTGGAGCCCtaacttaaatgtataaaaggTCTAATATTTAAGTAAAGATGAGTtgtcttgtgtgtgtttgtgatgtgTAGGAGCTGTTAGTGAGGAGTATGACAGACAGCGATATGCGTTGTGCACCGTACGAGTTTCCTGAAGAAAGTCCAATCGAACAGCTGGAGGAGAGACGACACCGTCTGGAGAGACAGATCAGTCAGGACGTCAAGtgagacacaaacacacgccATGATGCAACATACACAGACCAATGAGATGTTAGTGTGGGTGGGGCTtttcagtgtgacatcacagaaGTAGAAACCAAACTGATCAGAGGTTTTAACCAGGATTCTTCTATGTTCTGGTCCAGGAGTTTCATGAGAACACTGAATCTCCCACAATGCACTGCAGCACTCACATTCATCCCTAACATCTTTTTGAATAAAACGCCCACTTTACACAATCCAATCAGTGTCTGATGGATGAAATCAAGCTCCGCCCCTGTGATGTTATGATAATGAGACCGtgattttgtttgtgtgtgtgtgcgtatgtgtgtgtgcatgcaccTGTGCATCCGTGTGTGCGTACATCCATGCATGAAACACAAACTGTTGTGTGTGAATTTATGAGAACATTCTTCTCACACACAGATAGACACAACACACtgatgttttcctttgtttGGTTGTGTTTGTCACAAACAGTGCTTACACATGCACAAAGATTATGGTCTGGTTTGTTTTTAGATGCACAGCTGCATTGTACGTGTGTGTGCCTGCGTGCGAAACAAAaagtgtatatacagtatgagtgtgtttgtgtaacaCTAGGTGTGTTGTGTGTCTTACTCACTCAAATCTGCTGCTTTGCCTCACCCCACCCTTCCCCAAACTCCACCCCTTCTCCAAACTCCGCCCCTTTCCGCCCCCTCAGGCTTGAGCCCGAGATTCTGCTGAGAGCGAAACAAGACTTCATGAAAGTAGACAGCACTGCAGACCTGGAGTGAGTCTCGTTCTGTCTCTCCTctatctctctctgtctgtctggttctgtctctctctcatgaTGTTTGGTCTGGTGTCTGTCTGCAGGTTTCTGAAGGACGGTCATGAAGATGCTGTGGATTATCATTACTTGGAGAGAGAGACGGTTATAGAGAGAGAATTTCAGCGTGTGTCCATCTCAGGAGAGGAGAAGTGTGGGGTAAGACAGCAGTTGTGTGAGAGAAAACAACAGGAGCGATGTCGGTCTGGATTAGCGCTTCCAGAATAATGACACAAAACCTCACGTTCGGTTATTTGTACATGTTTTTTGTTACTAGACACTTGTTTACAGTGAAGGCAtttacatttgttatgaaaGTGTCTGTGGAGATGAAAAACGTTAATCTTCAAACccttttttggttaaaaataagcaAAGTTTGTAAAAATCAGCATTTAAAACCGACTTCTATCCCGATTCACAACTGtaagcttataataataatttacactgcaaaaaaatattttcagtaaaaatatcaaaaaattaagatgctttttcttgatgagcaaaacaatctaagaaaataagtctagtttttagaccaaaaatatcaaatttaagtgtttttgtgcataaaacaagcaaaaaaatctgccaatggggaaagcaaaaaaatcttgaacatttttcttaaacactaaatccaagaaaaatttgcttttcccatttttttgcttgttttcttttgcttgttgcacaaatcacttaaatgtgatatttttggtctaaaaactagacttattttcttgggtcgttttgctcatcaagaaaaaagcatcttgttttcagtacaaatatataaaaattcttaaattaagatctattttcttgatgagcaaaatgaactaagaaaataattctagttttttAGAtagaaaatatcaaatttaagcgaatttgtgcttaaaactattttaagtaataattaagtgtttatgaaaaaagaaaacttatttcaagattttttttcttattccattggcagattttttatttattttttgtttgcttgttttaagcactaattaactaaagtttatatttttgtctaaaaactagattattttcctaggtcattttgctcatcaggatcttaattttagaattgttagatatttttaatttaattttatattatattttaagtcatttttgcagtgttttccACTTTAATTGAATTGTGTTATTGACGTGTTTTTTGTGATGTTTCTGTACTCAGGTGCCATTCACTGATCTAGTAGACGCTGCTAAGTGTGTGGTGAAGGCTTTATTCATCCGTGAGAAGTACATGAATGTATCACTGCAGAGTTTCTGTAAGACCACCGCTCGATCCCTTCAGGAGCTCAATGACAGACCGCCGGACGTCAACTTCAGTCAGGACGCTCACGAGAGCCCGGTCGACTCAGGTGTGTCatcacacatacaaacacacacaaacagaagaGATTCAAGAgactcatctctctctctctttctcagatGCTCCTGTTCACCCACCGGTATCAAAAACTCACCCCTATGAAGGCCAGGACATGAAGAACCTGCCGTCTGATTTGGGTTACAGCTGTAAGATGGTGGATGGAGTCGTTCATGTCTACACCAAACAAAACCCAATGGAcaagtgagtgtgtgtgtgtgtgtgcgtgtgtgtgtgtgctgctaAATTTGGCAAAACCTCATTTTTACAAATGACCATAAAAGGAAAAATGGATCATAAACCTAATGAAGTGatttgaaacactttatatgaGCAGAAGCTCAACATCAAACAAGCGTGACGATCTGTGATGCACACAGTAATGTTTAAGGTTTGAGCAGATTTATTTTGCTGCTTACTGTTTTGAGGATGCATCTATATGGACTCTGCAGATCCGGCCTGGAGTCGCCTGGTGTCTGTGTAAAACCCTAAAATGCTGTCTTGTTACTGTGTGTTCATACCAGACGCAAATGAGGCAAATAATTTGCACTATTTATGCATAGTTAACTCTCGTTGTTCCCGCCTCATTTCAGCATACTTTTTGCGTCATTCACTTGTGAAATTTGCACCGTTCGCACTAAATTGTGTGTCGTTCCTGCGTGATTTACGCAGCGTTGGTGTGTGCAATTTGCATTGTACACGCGTGAATTTGTTGTCGTTTGCGTGTGAAATTTTTGTTGTATGCGCGTGAATTTGTGGTCGTTTGCGCGTGAAATTTGCGTCGTTTGTGCATGAAATTTGCGTCTTACGAGCCTAAATTTTTGGTCGTTGCGTGTGAAATTTGCGTCGTTTGCACGCAAAATTTGTGTTgtatgtgtgtaaatttttGGTTGTTGCGCGTGAAATCTGCGTTGTTTGCGCGTGAAATTTGCGTCGTACACGAGTGAAATTTGCGTTGTACGCGCATGAAATTTGTGTCGTTTGCGTGTGAAATTTGTGTCGTTTGCGCGTGAAATTCGCGTCGTACACGCCTGATTTTTTGGTCGTTTGCGCATGAAATTTGCGACATCTGCGCGTGAAATTTGCGTCATACGTGCGTGAAATTTGTGTCGTTTGCGCATTAAATTTGCGACGTTTGCGCCTGAAGATGTGAATTTTCTCAATTTGCTGGCTTTAGCTTGTAGTCTCAGTAGGTGTATGTATATAAATTGGGTAAAGACCGTTtttacaactttttttttacaattgtttgacctcctcactcactgtcttccaagcaagatccttttattcctgtttctataaaagtacgaagatgtgTCGTACAGCTTTCGGGTGTCCACACACAGCGATGATGTTATTTGTccgtcctccattgttgttttgtatttctgtctCAGCTCACTACGTCATAATTACATCACTACttgagcaagctcctgattggttaacgcggcacgaatatccaccaaagttcagatttttcaactcatgTAATTGATGTTACGTCCGTCAAATGCCCGAAATGCTCAATTCGCACAAATTGCGTAATTTGCGCAAATTCTGTCATTTGTGCcgcctttgcattgacttaattTAAATCACTTGCGCATAATGCTTCATTCACGTCTGGTATGAACGCACCAATGGGCTGCTTACTAGTGTTTAGTACAGAGCTATATACTTTAATACATCAGGTTTAtaggtgtgtttgtgtgtctacagGAGCACAGAATTAGATCTGCCATATCCAGATCTGCAGGAATTCATCACGGATATGAACGTCATGATGGCTTTGATCATCAACGGCCCTGTGTGAGTCACACATTACCCAGCATGCATCGTGCTCATGCGCTCAACCGTATGTGTGCATGCATTTAATTCAGACTTGTGTTTATACAGAAAGTCGTTCTGTTATCGGCGACTGCAGTATTTGAGCTCAAAGTTTCAGATGCACATTCTTCTGAATGAGATGAAGGAGCTGGCGGCGCAGAAGAAAGTGCCACATCGAGATTTCTACAACATACGAAAAGTACTTCTGCATATTACACACCTGAATAGTTTAGATGACACGTTTATATCATCTgactctctttctttctgtctcagGTGGACACGCACATTCACGCCTCGTCCTGCATGAATCAGAAACATCTGCTGAGGTTTATTAAGCGTGCGATGAAGAAATACCCCGATGAGATCGTGCACATGGAGGGCGGTCGCGGTCAGACGCTGATGGACGTGTTCGAGAACATGAATCTGACGGCGTACGACCTCAGCGTCGACACGCTCGACATGCACGCGGTAAGACGTTATAATAAAGCTCCTGTAAGGATCACTTGACGTTTGTGTGACATCATAAACTTGCTCCTCAGGACAGAAACACTTTCCATCGTTTCGACAAATTCAACTCCAAATACAACCCCATCGGAGAGTCCATCCTCAGAGAGATCTTCATCAAAACGGACAATCACATCAATGGCAAATACTTCGCCCACATCGTCAAGGTACGAGAGCTCAACCATTTTCGTATGATAGTCAAAAATGTACATCATTACAGTGAATGTTACGTTCTGTGTGTCTGTACAGGAAGTGATGTCAGACCTCGAGGAGAGTAAATATCAGAATGCCGAGCTGCGTCTGTCCGTATACGGTCGATCTATGGATGAATGGGATAAACTTGCGGAGTGGGCCGTTTCACACTCTGTGTATTCAGACAACGTCCGCTGGCTCATTCAGATCCCACGACTCTTGTAAGGAAATGACATCagtcgtgtgtgtgtttgtctgtgtgtgttgatGTTAAAGGTCActgatgtgtgtgtttgcgtctGCAGTGATGTTTACCGCACAAAGAAACAACTGATAAACTTCCAGCAGATGTTGGAGAACATATTCATGCCTCTGTTTGAGGTGACCATCAACCCAAATAGTCACCCAGACCTCCACCTGTTCCTACAACACGTAAGTCtcactgtgcgttcacaccagacacgaataatgcaattaaattgaataaatcACACTATTCACGCATAGTTGGACGCTTTAACCTTTTGAGTGAACTCGTCACTCAAAAAAAGTGACATGAAATGTGCATCATTGGCGCGTGACGTGCGTCGTTCGCGCGTGAAATGTGCGTCGTTTGCGCTTGTGAAATGTgcgttgtttgtgcttgtgaaATGTGCGCCGCTCGCGCTCGTGAAATGTGCGTCGTTCGCGCTCGTGAAATGTGCATCATTGGCTCGTGAAATTTGTGTCGTTCGTGCTCGTAAAAATGTGCGTCGTTTGCGCTCGTGAAATGTGCATCATTGGCTCGTG
This genomic window contains:
- the LOC129453287 gene encoding AMP deaminase 2 isoform X4; this translates as MTNLYGSSDQRPLMSQRSLPGTPVTHKHLPVDLRTSMDGKYKEIAEELLVRSMTDSDMRCAPYEFPEESPIEQLEERRHRLERQISQDVKLEPEILLRAKQDFMKVDSTADLEFLKDGHEDAVDYHYLERETVIEREFQRVSISGEEKCGVPFTDLVDAAKCVVKALFIREKYMNVSLQSFCKTTARSLQELNDRPPDVNFSQDAHESPVDSDAPVHPPVSKTHPYEGQDMKNLPSDLGYSCKMVDGVVHVYTKQNPMDKSTELDLPYPDLQEFITDMNVMMALIINGPVKSFCYRRLQYLSSKFQMHILLNEMKELAAQKKVPHRDFYNIRKVDTHIHASSCMNQKHLLRFIKRAMKKYPDEIVHMEGGRGQTLMDVFENMNLTAYDLSVDTLDMHADRNTFHRFDKFNSKYNPIGESILREIFIKTDNHINGKYFAHIVKEVMSDLEESKYQNAELRLSVYGRSMDEWDKLAEWAVSHSVYSDNVRWLIQIPRLFDVYRTKKQLINFQQMLENIFMPLFEVTINPNSHPDLHLFLQHVVGFDSVDDESKPEHHIFNLDSPSPARWCEDDNPPYSYYLYYMYANITVLNHLRRRRGFQTFMLRPHCGEAGPIHHLVSGFMLSENISHGLLLRKAPVLQYLFYLAQIGIAMSPLSNNSLFLSYHRNPLHEYLSRGLMVSLSTDDPLQFHFTKEPLMEEYSIAAQVWKLSSCDMCELARNSVLMSGFSHRAKSYWLGPGYDEEGPFSNDIRRTNVPDIRVAYRHETLCEELHLITQAVQTQELDNIQEETL
- the LOC129453287 gene encoding AMP deaminase 2 isoform X1 produces the protein MDSSAAPAQSKTKAKAHKRGSLQSWTSPDLYGSSDQRPLMSQRSLPGTPVTHKHLPVDLRTSMDGKYKEIAEELLVRSMTDSDMRCAPYEFPEESPIEQLEERRHRLERQISQDVKLEPEILLRAKQDFMKVDSTADLEFLKDGHEDAVDYHYLERETVIEREFQRVSISGEEKCGVPFTDLVDAAKCVVKALFIREKYMNVSLQSFCKTTARSLQELNDRPPDVNFSQDAHESPVDSDAPVHPPVSKTHPYEGQDMKNLPSDLGYSCKMVDGVVHVYTKQNPMDKSTELDLPYPDLQEFITDMNVMMALIINGPVKSFCYRRLQYLSSKFQMHILLNEMKELAAQKKVPHRDFYNIRKVDTHIHASSCMNQKHLLRFIKRAMKKYPDEIVHMEGGRGQTLMDVFENMNLTAYDLSVDTLDMHADRNTFHRFDKFNSKYNPIGESILREIFIKTDNHINGKYFAHIVKEVMSDLEESKYQNAELRLSVYGRSMDEWDKLAEWAVSHSVYSDNVRWLIQIPRLFDVYRTKKQLINFQQMLENIFMPLFEVTINPNSHPDLHLFLQHVVGFDSVDDESKPEHHIFNLDSPSPARWCEDDNPPYSYYLYYMYANITVLNHLRRRRGFQTFMLRPHCGEAGPIHHLVSGFMLSENISHGLLLRKAPVLQYLFYLAQIGIAMSPLSNNSLFLSYHRNPLHEYLSRGLMVSLSTDDPLQFHFTKEPLMEEYSIAAQVWKLSSCDMCELARNSVLMSGFSHRAKSYWLGPGYDEEGPFSNDIRRTNVPDIRVAYRHETLCEELHLITQAVQTQELDNIQEETL
- the LOC129453287 gene encoding AMP deaminase 2 isoform X2, producing the protein MDSSAAPAQSKTKAKAHKRGSLQSWTSPDLYGSSDQRPLMSQRSLPGTPVTHKHLPVDLRTSMDGKYKEIAEELLVRSMTDSDMRCAPYEFPEESPIEQLEERRHRLERQISQDVKFLKDGHEDAVDYHYLERETVIEREFQRVSISGEEKCGVPFTDLVDAAKCVVKALFIREKYMNVSLQSFCKTTARSLQELNDRPPDVNFSQDAHESPVDSDAPVHPPVSKTHPYEGQDMKNLPSDLGYSCKMVDGVVHVYTKQNPMDKSTELDLPYPDLQEFITDMNVMMALIINGPVKSFCYRRLQYLSSKFQMHILLNEMKELAAQKKVPHRDFYNIRKVDTHIHASSCMNQKHLLRFIKRAMKKYPDEIVHMEGGRGQTLMDVFENMNLTAYDLSVDTLDMHADRNTFHRFDKFNSKYNPIGESILREIFIKTDNHINGKYFAHIVKEVMSDLEESKYQNAELRLSVYGRSMDEWDKLAEWAVSHSVYSDNVRWLIQIPRLFDVYRTKKQLINFQQMLENIFMPLFEVTINPNSHPDLHLFLQHVVGFDSVDDESKPEHHIFNLDSPSPARWCEDDNPPYSYYLYYMYANITVLNHLRRRRGFQTFMLRPHCGEAGPIHHLVSGFMLSENISHGLLLRKAPVLQYLFYLAQIGIAMSPLSNNSLFLSYHRNPLHEYLSRGLMVSLSTDDPLQFHFTKEPLMEEYSIAAQVWKLSSCDMCELARNSVLMSGFSHRAKSYWLGPGYDEEGPFSNDIRRTNVPDIRVAYRHETLCEELHLITQAVQTQELDNIQEETL